In Spirochaetaceae bacterium, a genomic segment contains:
- a CDS encoding ABC transporter permease: MKPPRAANGTAPRQSRFLEFLIRLVKEKPLGAFGGAITLLMLFTGVFADLLAPYGMNELHMAHTLEPPSAAFLLGTDNLGRDMLSRVIYGARISMIVGLGGAAVSVGIGTVVGMVSGYIGRTFDLILQRFVDTVMSLPLLPIMLTIADLAGPGMLTLIVSLGVLTGVAGSRNMRGIILSYKENVYIQAAVAVGCPFRKVLTRHLLPNVMPFIITGYAVVLPGVIISEAALSFLGFGVPPPAPSWGGMLSGPGRDNMFLAPWMAIWPGLALSVAVYGISMFGDAVRDLLDPRLKGGVGSFRMMSDRKAATVRATEDEQVRSI; encoded by the coding sequence ATGAAGCCGCCACGCGCAGCAAACGGTACCGCGCCACGGCAGTCTCGATTCCTGGAGTTTCTCATCAGGCTCGTGAAGGAGAAGCCGCTCGGCGCATTTGGCGGAGCCATCACGCTGCTGATGCTTTTTACCGGCGTGTTTGCCGATCTCCTGGCGCCGTACGGGATGAACGAGCTGCACATGGCGCACACGCTCGAACCGCCCTCGGCCGCGTTCCTGCTCGGTACCGACAACCTGGGAAGAGACATGCTCAGCCGCGTCATCTACGGCGCGCGCATTTCGATGATCGTGGGATTGGGCGGCGCCGCCGTGAGCGTGGGCATCGGCACGGTGGTCGGCATGGTGAGCGGCTATATCGGCCGCACCTTCGACCTGATACTGCAGAGGTTTGTCGACACGGTAATGTCTCTGCCGCTGCTCCCCATCATGCTCACGATCGCCGATCTTGCGGGGCCGGGCATGCTGACGCTGATTGTGTCGCTTGGCGTGCTGACCGGGGTCGCAGGATCCAGAAACATGCGCGGCATCATCCTGAGCTACAAGGAAAACGTGTACATACAAGCGGCAGTGGCGGTCGGATGCCCGTTTCGCAAGGTGCTGACGCGGCATCTTCTGCCGAACGTGATGCCGTTCATCATCACCGGTTACGCGGTGGTGTTGCCGGGAGTCATCATATCCGAAGCGGCTCTGAGCTTCCTGGGATTCGGCGTTCCGCCGCCTGCTCCGAGCTGGGGAGGCATGCTCAGCGGGCCGGGCCGCGACAACATGTTCCTGGCACCATGGATGGCAATATGGCCCGGACTTGCGCTGAGCGTTGCGGTCTACGGCATCAGCATGTTCGGCGACGCCGTCAGAGACCTGTTGGATCCGAGGCTCAAGGGCGGCGTCGGAAGCTTCCGAATGATGTCGGACCGGAAGGCCGCGACTGTGCGTGCGACCGAGGATGAACAGGTGCGAAGTATTTGA